The following proteins come from a genomic window of Vallitaleaceae bacterium 9-2:
- a CDS encoding extracellular solute-binding protein, translated as MKKMRLLSLILVFTMAVNLFAGCTKADEDNSSQTTVDNGEATTETENGQETEDTSGKKYDGVTLKWAVTETGASTGENVELIEKIKEDLGINIEFTIVPTPKDGEIDRTLVSLMAGDELDIVYSATPSLKIYQSAGVLTPLDELAENMGYDMKEVFGENLPVFDGAVYGLPAYSDIWLTFYNKKVFDDAGVPYPEAEGWTWEKYIETAEKLTDIENGVWGSYMLDYNNYYYMYATQKGADAYKADGTSNFDDPLYSEALKFFADLGNEKEIQPTMGMLAAGEYPWNAFAASDNIGMFVCGGWVTSLLKNHEKYPREWKAGILPMPYPEGSEASTLVVNGNYAIPTTSANKEAAFEAVKYMAENQYELGYGRVPARVNLSDEEITRYIEEELGADFVDDGITVEDFRAGWFDAERIPYPEKIIGTADTSINQIWFEEAQEYGLGIKPLEETMQSIQERSNRAIEEAKQ; from the coding sequence ATGAAAAAAATGCGTTTACTATCCTTGATTCTTGTTTTTACAATGGCAGTGAATCTTTTTGCAGGATGTACAAAGGCGGATGAAGACAACAGTTCTCAAACAACTGTAGACAATGGAGAGGCAACAACAGAGACAGAAAATGGCCAAGAGACAGAAGATACTTCAGGCAAAAAATATGATGGAGTTACATTAAAGTGGGCAGTAACTGAAACTGGTGCTTCAACAGGTGAAAATGTTGAGCTCATCGAAAAGATTAAAGAAGACTTAGGAATCAACATTGAATTTACAATCGTGCCAACACCAAAAGATGGTGAAATCGACAGAACATTAGTTAGTTTGATGGCAGGAGACGAACTTGATATTGTATATTCAGCAACACCATCATTAAAAATCTATCAATCAGCAGGCGTGTTAACACCACTTGATGAACTGGCTGAAAACATGGGTTATGATATGAAAGAAGTGTTTGGAGAAAACTTGCCAGTATTTGATGGAGCGGTATATGGTTTACCGGCATACAGTGATATCTGGTTGACATTCTACAACAAAAAAGTATTTGATGATGCAGGTGTTCCATATCCAGAAGCTGAAGGTTGGACTTGGGAAAAATACATCGAAACAGCAGAAAAGTTAACGGACATAGAAAACGGTGTATGGGGATCATACATGCTTGACTACAACAACTACTACTATATGTATGCAACACAAAAAGGTGCGGATGCATATAAGGCAGATGGAACATCAAACTTTGACGATCCGCTATACTCAGAAGCATTAAAATTCTTTGCAGACTTAGGTAACGAGAAGGAAATTCAACCAACAATGGGAATGCTCGCAGCAGGAGAATACCCATGGAATGCTTTTGCAGCAAGCGACAACATCGGAATGTTTGTTTGTGGTGGATGGGTGACATCCTTATTGAAAAACCATGAAAAATATCCAAGAGAATGGAAAGCTGGAATTCTTCCAATGCCTTATCCAGAAGGAAGCGAAGCTTCAACACTTGTAGTTAACGGAAACTATGCAATCCCAACAACAAGTGCAAACAAAGAAGCGGCGTTTGAAGCGGTAAAATACATGGCAGAAAATCAATACGAACTTGGATACGGTCGTGTACCGGCGCGTGTTAACCTTTCAGATGAAGAAATCACACGATACATCGAAGAAGAACTAGGTGCAGATTTTGTTGATGATGGAATTACAGTAGAAGACTTTAGAGCAGGATGGTTTGATGCAGAGCGTATTCCTTATCCAGAAAAAATCATAGGTACAGCAGATACAAGTATTAACCAAATTTGGTTTGAAGAAGCACAAGAGTATGGCTTAGGTATTAAGCCACTTGAAGAAACAATGCAGTCAATTCAAGAGCGATCAAATCGTGCGATCGAAGAAGCTAAACAATAA
- a CDS encoding histidine kinase: MKTLKKMNHHKKNRSWMQKIIGLLLLALIPIILLVTVLFLNTNRTLQDKAIENMLYGAKEVRAKLDDTILNVYGVSDTFASEQRLLEYLDRTYESKMLKRQSTVLIMRRIFDGYNLLKQNEQIASIYTYKDEVFNFVDPNNDQEDIKAKLMELNIDDPERLGKFYWYPLMDNFLTMTTYNEVRKDKVIVGTRRVFSPLKSQYAYIHIFALQEEDLYEKYMNLHEQLGAQIYIVNERAELLSSSDEVALEQPEAVLNRQKDWIQKIEQEEGDDGYIKIHMDKVPYYLAFSSSQVNGWKSIVLLPEKAVLAENQQLYIQVIWILVLIALIYIGIMLYMYRGFMNPINQLIFSMEKVYEGDLDQELEEKGREEVKRMLRHYNSMLKSIKTNIKERLESEQQKKQLEYEVLMSQVNPHFLYNTLESIVWMATEAKRPDIRRLAASLGRLYRLSVGDGQEVVSINKEIEHVTAYCHIQKNRYQEKVNFQIEADPELTNKYYVIKMILQPVVENIFIHAVDHSESPVSISLRLKEDHKYLRFFIADNGVGIDRQVLLKIEAELRESGEQNKARDRRSTGIGLGSVYKRLRLHYGDMANVKIYSRKGKGTVVVLQIPKIDYK; this comes from the coding sequence ATGAAAACACTAAAAAAAATGAATCATCATAAGAAGAACCGTTCTTGGATGCAAAAAATAATAGGGCTATTGCTTTTAGCCTTAATCCCTATTATTTTGCTGGTGACGGTTCTTTTTCTTAATACCAATCGGACATTACAAGATAAAGCTATTGAAAATATGTTGTACGGAGCAAAGGAAGTACGTGCAAAGCTAGATGATACAATTCTTAACGTATATGGAGTAAGTGACACGTTTGCATCAGAGCAAAGGCTGTTGGAGTACTTAGACCGTACTTATGAAAGTAAGATGCTTAAGCGTCAGTCGACAGTATTAATTATGCGTAGAATTTTTGATGGATATAACTTGTTAAAACAAAATGAACAGATTGCTTCAATTTATACATATAAAGATGAAGTGTTTAACTTTGTCGATCCGAATAATGATCAAGAAGATATTAAGGCAAAGTTGATGGAGTTAAATATTGATGATCCGGAGCGTCTAGGGAAGTTTTACTGGTATCCACTTATGGATAACTTTTTAACCATGACAACCTATAATGAAGTTCGCAAGGACAAAGTTATTGTAGGAACACGTCGTGTCTTTTCTCCATTAAAATCCCAATATGCCTATATTCATATTTTTGCTCTTCAAGAAGAAGATTTATATGAGAAATATATGAATTTACACGAACAATTAGGTGCCCAAATATATATTGTCAACGAGCGTGCAGAGTTACTTTCATCTTCGGATGAAGTGGCGTTAGAGCAACCGGAGGCAGTACTCAATCGACAAAAGGACTGGATACAAAAAATAGAGCAAGAAGAAGGGGACGATGGATATATTAAGATACATATGGATAAAGTGCCCTATTACTTAGCATTTTCCTCATCTCAAGTCAACGGTTGGAAAAGCATTGTGCTATTGCCTGAAAAAGCAGTGCTTGCAGAAAATCAACAGCTCTATATTCAAGTTATATGGATTTTGGTGCTTATTGCACTGATATACATAGGTATCATGCTATATATGTATCGTGGATTTATGAATCCGATTAACCAGTTGATTTTTTCCATGGAAAAAGTTTATGAAGGTGATTTGGATCAAGAGCTGGAAGAAAAAGGGCGCGAAGAAGTTAAACGAATGTTAAGGCATTATAATTCCATGCTCAAAAGTATCAAGACGAATATTAAAGAGCGCTTAGAGAGTGAACAGCAAAAAAAACAGCTGGAATATGAAGTGTTGATGAGTCAAGTGAACCCGCATTTTCTCTATAATACACTAGAAAGCATTGTGTGGATGGCGACAGAAGCCAAACGTCCGGATATCCGACGTCTGGCGGCTTCCTTAGGGCGCCTATATCGCTTGTCAGTTGGGGATGGACAGGAAGTTGTTTCTATAAATAAAGAGATTGAACATGTAACGGCGTATTGCCACATTCAAAAGAATAGATATCAAGAAAAGGTGAATTTTCAGATTGAAGCAGATCCGGAATTGACCAATAAGTATTATGTAATCAAGATGATTTTGCAGCCGGTTGTTGAAAATATCTTCATACACGCGGTGGACCACAGTGAAAGTCCGGTAAGCATTAGCCTTCGATTAAAAGAAGATCATAAATACCTACGGTTTTTTATTGCAGATAATGGAGTCGGCATCGATAGACAAGTGCTGTTAAAAATTGAGGCTGAGTTAAGAGAAAGTGGTGAACAAAACAAAGCACGCGATAGGCGAAGTACAGGCATCGGTTTAGGCAGTGTTTACAAACGCTTACGTTTACATTATGGTGACATGGCCAATGTGAAAATATATAGTCGAAAAGGAAAAGGAACCGTTGTTGTCCTTCAAATACCCAAAATTGACTATAAATAA
- a CDS encoding response regulator: MYKLIVVDDEAVIRNGLVHGNPWNTWGFEIVGQASDGLEAIEIIKEQAPDVVLTDIRMPKYDGVQLMEYLNANYPSIKIVILSGYSDFEYLNKSIKNNVFDYLLKPTQEEDFIDLFSRLKQKLDEDNAEKAYIKELEWAQQLMKLNSYLMGITTFTSEEMKWIPEKGFVTLWTMEKDKREEAFSQLKNKNQKLQSVFYQIFPEILIGISKQSPKELFEQMQNNYPTLSVGVSQEFEEKNYYLAYQEAKEALEQTRYTGSGQWIAYETLASANLSPLAQEILHIVTEEYNNNIISLDYIGERVDKTPSYISKVFKKEIGYNFTTYITKKRMEKAKEMLQDISIKVYEIGEELGYADPSTFIKVFRKTYGMSPNEYREQIERGTFE, from the coding sequence ATGTATAAATTGATAGTTGTCGATGATGAGGCGGTTATACGTAATGGACTTGTTCATGGAAATCCATGGAATACATGGGGGTTTGAGATCGTGGGGCAGGCAAGCGATGGCTTAGAGGCGATTGAGATTATCAAAGAACAAGCGCCGGATGTTGTCTTAACAGATATACGTATGCCAAAATATGATGGCGTTCAGCTCATGGAATATCTAAATGCAAACTATCCTTCCATAAAAATAGTTATCTTAAGTGGATATAGTGATTTTGAATATTTGAACAAGTCGATTAAGAATAATGTCTTTGACTATTTGCTTAAGCCGACGCAAGAAGAAGATTTTATTGACTTGTTTTCGAGATTAAAGCAAAAACTTGATGAAGACAATGCGGAAAAAGCGTATATCAAGGAGCTAGAATGGGCGCAACAATTAATGAAATTAAATTCATACCTTATGGGAATTACAACATTTACTTCAGAAGAGATGAAGTGGATTCCTGAAAAAGGCTTTGTCACATTGTGGACCATGGAAAAAGATAAACGTGAAGAAGCATTTAGCCAGTTGAAAAATAAAAATCAAAAGCTTCAAAGTGTGTTTTACCAGATTTTTCCGGAGATCCTCATAGGAATATCTAAGCAGAGTCCTAAAGAACTGTTTGAGCAAATGCAAAACAACTATCCGACACTCAGTGTTGGGGTTAGCCAAGAATTTGAAGAAAAAAATTACTATCTTGCATACCAAGAAGCAAAAGAAGCCCTTGAACAAACACGATATACAGGTTCTGGACAATGGATTGCTTATGAAACGTTGGCGAGTGCAAACTTATCCCCCCTAGCACAAGAGATTTTACATATTGTGACAGAAGAATATAATAATAACATTATATCATTAGACTATATTGGAGAACGGGTAGATAAGACACCGTCGTATATTTCGAAAGTATTTAAAAAAGAGATTGGATATAATTTTACAACTTATATTACTAAAAAACGTATGGAAAAAGCCAAAGAGATGTTGCAAGATATCTCCATCAAGGTTTATGAAATTGGTGAAGAACTGGGGTATGCAGACCCATCCACATTTATTAAAGTGTTTAGAAAAACATATGGCATGAGTCCCAATGAATATCGTGAACAAATAGAAAGAGGAACCTTCGAATGA
- a CDS encoding anaerobic sulfatase maturase encodes MPKNISLLIKPSSSNCNLGCKYCFYYDVAANRDHKSYGLMQPSTMDALIKKALESATDHVTFAFQGGEPTLIGLDYFKNFVSTVNQYKSTQTIHYAIQTNGTQLDEDFCAFLHEHHFLVGLSLDGPKDMHDLNRLDTKKKGTFKTVDQAAKLMTKHKVEFNILTVVTKNTVRHVQKIYRYFKTQNYQYLQFIPCISDFNDATLKPYNITPKDYGEFLIQLFDLWYQDILQGERISIRLFDNYVQMLLGMPPESCDMNGFCSVNPVIEADGSVYPCDFYVLDQWKLGNINNDALEDMMFGDLAKEFLASGNHHAKECDTCPYLRLCRSGCRRHKEMFVDTKNMATEDLYDNYFCEAYKMFFSHSAQKLQHLARYIQSQQRV; translated from the coding sequence ATGCCAAAAAATATTTCATTATTGATCAAACCCTCGTCATCCAACTGTAACCTTGGATGTAAATACTGCTTTTACTATGATGTTGCTGCCAATCGCGACCACAAAAGTTATGGACTTATGCAGCCATCTACGATGGATGCTCTCATTAAAAAAGCGCTTGAAAGTGCCACGGACCATGTGACTTTTGCCTTCCAAGGTGGAGAACCGACACTTATTGGGCTTGACTATTTTAAAAACTTTGTCTCAACGGTTAATCAATATAAATCCACACAAACCATCCATTATGCAATACAAACCAACGGAACTCAGCTTGATGAAGACTTCTGCGCATTTTTACATGAACATCATTTTCTTGTTGGTCTGTCCCTGGATGGTCCCAAGGACATGCATGATCTGAACCGATTAGACACCAAGAAAAAAGGTACCTTCAAAACCGTTGACCAAGCGGCAAAATTAATGACCAAACATAAAGTTGAGTTCAACATTCTAACGGTTGTCACCAAAAACACTGTACGTCACGTACAAAAAATCTATCGGTATTTTAAAACGCAAAACTATCAGTATCTGCAATTTATTCCTTGCATCAGCGACTTCAATGACGCCACCTTAAAACCATATAATATCACACCAAAAGACTATGGAGAATTTCTCATCCAATTATTTGACCTTTGGTATCAAGATATTCTTCAAGGTGAACGTATCAGTATCCGGTTGTTTGACAACTATGTCCAAATGCTATTAGGTATGCCGCCAGAAAGCTGCGATATGAATGGTTTTTGTAGTGTCAATCCAGTCATTGAAGCCGATGGTTCTGTCTATCCATGCGACTTTTATGTTTTGGATCAATGGAAGCTTGGTAATATTAATAACGATGCCCTTGAGGACATGATGTTTGGAGACTTGGCTAAGGAGTTTCTCGCTAGTGGTAATCACCATGCAAAAGAATGTGACACATGCCCTTATCTTAGACTCTGTCGAAGTGGATGCCGTCGCCATAAAGAGATGTTTGTGGATACGAAAAACATGGCAACTGAAGATTTATATGATAATTATTTTTGTGAAGCATATAAAATGTTTTTTAGCCATAGCGCTCAAAAGCTTCAGCACCTTGCCCGTTATATTCAATCACAACAACGGGTATGA
- a CDS encoding Gfo/Idh/MocA family oxidoreductase yields the protein MDKIKIGIIGCGWFANFHLDNLLKMEHVDVIAFSGSNPEKLETIGKRVPTARLYSHHQAMYEQEKEIDGVFICIPPNRHEDAERLAAAYGIHIYVEKPIDVSYERAKETARIIQESQIINSVGYQERYNPEVDFLKKHLQIKNVGLIQGQWIGGMPQVHWWRQKKMSGGQIVEQSTHIFDMLRYLFGEVETVYSTAVKGLITDVEDYDLEDASATTLTFASGKVATILTACYVADIMNYNGVGFQIICADEVINYRWQQDITYTQTKQSACRRFIKDMHFQSAQAFIQAIVDKDASLIKSDYNDGLKTLELTLAANRSLEKHQPVKLKHQ from the coding sequence GTGGATAAGATTAAGATTGGAATTATAGGGTGTGGATGGTTTGCGAATTTTCATTTAGATAATTTACTTAAAATGGAGCATGTTGATGTTATTGCTTTTTCCGGAAGTAATCCAGAAAAGCTAGAAACTATAGGAAAGCGTGTGCCTACAGCAAGACTATATAGCCACCATCAAGCTATGTATGAGCAAGAAAAAGAAATCGATGGTGTATTTATCTGCATTCCGCCGAATCGTCACGAAGATGCAGAACGTCTAGCGGCTGCCTATGGCATTCATATTTATGTAGAAAAACCTATAGATGTATCTTATGAACGTGCCAAAGAAACAGCGCGTATTATTCAAGAGTCCCAAATTATCAACAGTGTAGGCTATCAAGAGCGGTATAATCCCGAAGTTGATTTTCTAAAAAAACATCTACAGATAAAGAATGTGGGATTAATACAAGGACAATGGATTGGTGGAATGCCTCAGGTACATTGGTGGCGGCAAAAAAAGATGTCCGGAGGTCAGATTGTCGAGCAAAGCACACACATATTTGACATGTTACGCTATTTATTTGGTGAAGTTGAGACGGTATATAGTACTGCTGTTAAAGGTTTAATAACGGATGTAGAGGATTATGATCTTGAAGATGCATCAGCGACGACGCTGACATTTGCTTCTGGAAAAGTAGCAACCATCCTCACAGCATGCTATGTTGCAGATATTATGAATTATAACGGTGTGGGATTTCAAATCATTTGTGCGGACGAGGTGATTAATTATCGTTGGCAACAAGATATTACATATACCCAAACCAAGCAAAGTGCATGCCGTAGATTTATTAAAGACATGCATTTTCAATCAGCACAAGCGTTTATTCAAGCGATTGTAGATAAAGATGCAAGTTTGATTAAGTCGGATTATAATGATGGATTAAAAACCCTTGAACTGACTTTGGCGGCGAATCGATCGTTAGAAAAGCATCAACCGGTGAAGCTTAAACATCAATAA